In Corynebacterium nuruki S6-4, the following proteins share a genomic window:
- a CDS encoding DMT family transporter, translating to MHSNALAVVFALLSALTIAWGTVLRHQTAEQTSGDPDDAHGSPVLASLMRPRWWGGVLCALAGYGLQIVALGFGTLLVVQPVLVLSLMFTLPLSARFDGRRVTRAEMFWAGLLTVAVGVLVIWGRPLPGISVPPLSRWFIAVGVGVAVMIALSWYATRLVPREQALILGLITGAIMGYVAVLSKSVVDVFVTDGVAGLLVCWEFYSLIAAAIIGTLVQQASFNAGDLKNSLPAMTIAEPIVAFVLGYTILGEKFQVAGLGWLLMGTALVIMVYSTVVLSRKGVD from the coding sequence ATGCACAGCAACGCTCTCGCTGTCGTCTTCGCCCTGCTCTCCGCGCTCACCATCGCGTGGGGGACGGTCCTGCGGCACCAGACCGCGGAACAGACCTCGGGCGACCCCGACGACGCACACGGCTCCCCCGTGCTGGCCTCACTCATGCGGCCACGCTGGTGGGGTGGTGTGCTGTGCGCACTCGCCGGCTACGGCCTGCAGATCGTCGCCCTCGGTTTCGGCACCCTGCTCGTCGTCCAGCCGGTCCTCGTCCTGTCGCTGATGTTCACCCTGCCGCTGTCCGCCCGGTTCGACGGACGCCGTGTCACCCGGGCCGAGATGTTCTGGGCCGGACTGCTGACCGTCGCCGTCGGCGTCCTCGTCATCTGGGGCAGACCCCTGCCCGGCATCTCCGTGCCACCGCTGTCCCGCTGGTTCATCGCCGTGGGCGTCGGCGTGGCCGTCATGATCGCCCTGTCCTGGTACGCGACCCGGCTGGTACCACGGGAACAGGCACTGATCCTGGGGCTCATCACCGGAGCGATCATGGGCTATGTCGCGGTCCTGTCGAAGTCCGTCGTCGACGTGTTCGTCACCGACGGAGTGGCCGGCCTCCTCGTGTGCTGGGAGTTCTACTCACTGATCGCGGCCGCCATCATCGGCACACTGGTCCAGCAGGCGAGCTTCAACGCCGGCGACCTCAAGAACTCACTGCCGGCGATGACCATCGCCGAACCCATCGTGGCCTTCGTGCTCGGCTACACCATCCTCGGCGAGAAGTTCCAGGTGGCGGGTCTCGGCTGGCTGCTGATGGGCACCGCCCTGGTGATCATGGTCTATTCGACGGTCGTTCTGTCCCGCAAGGGCGTGGACTGA
- a CDS encoding ferrochelatase, which produces MVDNRALLFLSFGGPDREEDVIPFLQNVTHGRGIPPERLAEVGKHYFTMGGKSPINGQNLHMIDDLRALIAERGLDLPVYFGNRNWHPFIEDAVQQMARDGITDVVVFATSAWGGYSGHTQYLEDIDRAAQACRDAGLTPPTMTKIPPFHDHPLLLSAFARLLDEARAAMPADEQDAARLIFCAHSIPVSADETSSADNTHRYSGQVLTASREIRELSSFAVDGADGTDVEQVWQSRSGPPHIPWLEPDICDYLRETVTAGDRRPVLLCPVGFVSDHMEVVWDLDTEAKETAEELGIPLYRSETPGFAPEFPRMILDLVHRQWEDIPGEDA; this is translated from the coding sequence ATGGTCGACAACAGGGCACTGCTCTTCCTCTCCTTCGGTGGACCCGACAGGGAGGAGGACGTCATCCCCTTCCTGCAGAACGTCACGCACGGTCGGGGCATCCCACCGGAACGGCTCGCCGAGGTGGGGAAACACTACTTCACGATGGGTGGGAAGAGCCCGATCAACGGGCAGAACCTCCACATGATCGACGATCTGCGGGCGCTGATCGCCGAGCGCGGTCTGGATCTCCCCGTCTACTTCGGCAACCGTAACTGGCACCCCTTCATCGAGGACGCCGTGCAGCAGATGGCCCGCGACGGTATCACCGACGTCGTCGTCTTCGCGACGTCGGCCTGGGGCGGTTACTCGGGGCACACCCAGTACCTCGAGGACATCGACCGGGCCGCGCAGGCCTGCCGGGATGCCGGGCTCACTCCGCCGACGATGACGAAGATCCCGCCGTTCCACGACCACCCCCTGCTGCTGTCCGCGTTCGCCCGGCTGCTCGACGAGGCCCGCGCGGCCATGCCCGCCGACGAGCAGGACGCCGCCCGGCTGATCTTCTGCGCCCACTCCATCCCCGTCAGCGCCGATGAGACGTCCTCGGCGGACAACACCCACCGGTATTCCGGCCAGGTGCTCACCGCCTCCCGCGAGATCCGTGAGCTGTCGAGCTTCGCGGTGGACGGTGCCGACGGCACCGATGTCGAGCAGGTGTGGCAGTCCCGGTCGGGTCCGCCGCACATCCCGTGGCTCGAGCCCGACATCTGTGACTATCTGCGGGAGACCGTCACCGCCGGCGACCGGCGACCGGTCCTGCTGTGCCCGGTGGGCTTCGTCTCCGACCACATGGAGGTGGTCTGGGACCTGGACACCGAGGCGAAGGAGACCGCGGAGGAGCTCGGGATTCCGCTGTACCGCTCCGAGACCCCCGGTTTCGCCCCGGAGTTCCCCCGGATGATCCTCGATCTGGTGCACCGGCAGTGGGAGGACATCCCCGGCGAGGACGCCTGA
- a CDS encoding siderophore-interacting protein translates to MPRISRDTDIYPISLRELEVVRVEDVTPGMRRVTFGGPGLHAHTRDGVAVPALVSDGFDDDIRIIFPDPVTGARPYPAPLADGRLDWNAEVNDLFRTYTVRSWRPESGEYGELTVDFARHGAGLAEDWSAAAVPGDRVYIAGPKNCGSLPVHTGWLLLVGDETALPAIGRCLEEVPVGHPVRAFVEVAERADIQQIDCAGDLDLRWSVRAEGQDAFADVLSLAGDTAAGAAGAALPDGVPFVWAAGEAGRLKGIRRFAKAAGVPREHTEITGYWRVNDSPAGTTGDGAAAAGARDGGSSIAPLMALHEMADITPGLALRAAARLGLFEAVETVASEMPGASGNSGTAGTVPVSALGDALGVDPGHLLRFLRYLGTLNLVVLHPGEDSAAGTAGTAGTATVGLASLGRELADPDGPVSRLTGPEALRDLTWLHLDRGLRSGRPVPVGATGQTWAELRAADPAVVDALADAEATRAQWVAPALATGFADLAGKLAGPAGAPVTAVAVAGAGEGTAAAVYADELLRHDPGLRVTVLDTGAGTDRLTAEVGEGRRDRLTVVPFTAVVDAAQVGVTVVVDPFALAGPDRVPSVLTAAATVGGASCPVVVVTRLLAESGDEDHDYGEDLTRLLLDGTAVPTRRDLSRAVAAAGLRGTADIPVGWGHHAVVAVPAN, encoded by the coding sequence GTGCCCCGTATCAGCCGAGACACCGACATCTACCCCATCTCGTTGCGCGAACTGGAGGTGGTCCGGGTCGAGGACGTGACCCCCGGGATGCGCCGCGTCACCTTCGGCGGGCCGGGGCTGCACGCCCACACCCGGGACGGCGTGGCCGTGCCCGCCCTCGTCAGTGACGGCTTCGACGACGACATCCGCATCATCTTCCCCGACCCGGTGACCGGTGCGCGGCCGTACCCGGCCCCGTTGGCGGACGGCCGGCTGGACTGGAACGCCGAGGTCAACGACCTGTTCCGGACCTACACTGTGCGGTCCTGGCGTCCTGAATCCGGCGAATACGGTGAACTGACCGTGGACTTCGCCCGGCACGGCGCCGGGCTGGCGGAGGACTGGTCGGCCGCGGCGGTGCCCGGCGACAGGGTGTACATCGCGGGGCCCAAGAACTGCGGGTCGCTGCCGGTGCACACCGGATGGCTGCTGCTGGTGGGGGACGAGACCGCACTGCCGGCGATCGGCCGGTGCCTGGAGGAGGTGCCCGTCGGCCACCCCGTCCGCGCCTTCGTGGAGGTCGCCGAGCGCGCCGACATCCAGCAGATCGACTGCGCCGGAGACCTGGACCTGCGGTGGTCGGTCCGTGCCGAAGGACAGGACGCCTTCGCCGACGTCCTGTCCCTCGCAGGTGACACGGCAGCCGGGGCAGCCGGGGCAGCACTGCCGGACGGCGTCCCGTTCGTGTGGGCCGCCGGGGAGGCGGGACGGCTCAAGGGGATCCGCCGGTTCGCGAAGGCGGCCGGGGTGCCGCGTGAACACACCGAGATCACCGGGTACTGGCGGGTCAACGACAGCCCGGCCGGTACGACCGGCGACGGTGCCGCCGCGGCCGGCGCCCGGGACGGCGGCTCCAGCATCGCGCCGCTCATGGCGCTCCACGAGATGGCCGACATCACCCCGGGACTCGCCCTGCGCGCGGCGGCGCGACTGGGCCTGTTCGAGGCCGTCGAGACGGTGGCATCTGAGATGCCGGGGGCGTCGGGAAACTCCGGCACCGCCGGCACCGTCCCCGTCAGCGCACTCGGCGACGCACTCGGTGTGGACCCCGGCCACCTGCTGCGCTTCCTGCGCTACCTCGGGACCCTCAACCTCGTCGTCCTCCACCCCGGCGAGGACAGCGCAGCCGGCACAGCCGGCACAGCCGGCACCGCGACGGTCGGCCTGGCGTCGCTGGGCCGCGAACTCGCCGACCCTGACGGCCCCGTCTCCCGGCTGACCGGACCTGAGGCGCTGCGCGACCTGACGTGGCTGCACCTGGACAGGGGACTGCGCTCCGGGCGTCCGGTGCCGGTCGGCGCGACGGGGCAGACCTGGGCGGAACTGCGCGCCGCGGATCCGGCGGTGGTGGACGCCCTGGCGGACGCCGAGGCGACCCGCGCCCAGTGGGTGGCGCCCGCCCTGGCGACCGGCTTCGCCGACCTGGCCGGGAAACTCGCCGGCCCCGCGGGAGCGCCCGTGACGGCCGTCGCCGTGGCCGGTGCCGGTGAAGGGACGGCCGCGGCGGTCTACGCCGACGAGCTGCTCCGCCACGACCCCGGACTGCGGGTCACCGTGCTCGACACGGGTGCCGGGACCGACCGGCTCACCGCCGAGGTCGGGGAGGGACGCCGCGACCGGCTCACCGTCGTACCCTTCACCGCGGTCGTGGACGCCGCACAGGTCGGGGTGACCGTCGTCGTCGACCCGTTCGCCCTGGCCGGCCCGGACCGGGTCCCGTCGGTGCTCACCGCCGCGGCGACGGTCGGCGGGGCGTCCTGCCCGGTGGTGGTGGTCACGCGGCTGCTCGCCGAATCCGGGGACGAGGACCACGACTACGGCGAGGACCTCACCCGGCTGCTGCTCGACGGCACGGCCGTCCCCACGCGACGGGACCTGTCGCGGGCCGTCGCGGCGGCGGGACTGCGGGGTACGGCGGACATCCCGGTCGGCTGGGGGCACCACGCGGTCGTCGCCGTCCCGGCCAACTGA
- a CDS encoding aspartate-semialdehyde dehydrogenase, producing MTTLAVVGATGQVGRVMRTILAERNFPADTVRFFASARSAGTEIEFRGSTVVVEDVAATPTEDLKGIDIALFSAGGGTSREHAPRFAEAGATVVDNSSAWRKDPEVPLIVSEVNPGDVNDVPRGIIANPNCTTMAAMPVLGALHAKAGLTRLHVSSYQAVSGSGLAGVKALADQVRGNVDHLEDLTTDGSALVADDFGPYVAPIAFNALPFAGNLVDDGSLETDEEQKLRNESRKILHIPDLRVAGTCVRVPVFTGHTMTVHAEFAEAITPAEATALLEGTPGVKVVDVPTPLAAAGIDESLVGRIRQDQSVDDGKGLVFVVAGDNLRKGAALNTIQIAELLV from the coding sequence ATGACCACACTCGCCGTCGTCGGCGCGACCGGCCAGGTCGGCCGCGTCATGCGCACCATCCTCGCCGAGCGCAACTTCCCGGCGGACACCGTCCGGTTCTTCGCCTCCGCCCGGTCCGCCGGCACCGAGATCGAGTTCCGCGGCTCGACGGTCGTCGTCGAGGACGTCGCCGCGACCCCCACCGAGGACCTCAAGGGCATCGACATCGCCCTGTTCTCCGCCGGTGGCGGAACCTCCCGTGAGCACGCGCCCCGCTTCGCCGAGGCCGGGGCGACCGTGGTCGACAACTCCAGCGCCTGGCGCAAGGATCCCGAGGTCCCGCTCATCGTCTCGGAGGTCAACCCGGGTGACGTCAACGACGTGCCCAGGGGCATCATCGCCAACCCGAACTGCACGACCATGGCCGCCATGCCGGTCCTCGGGGCGCTGCACGCGAAGGCCGGCCTGACCCGCCTGCATGTCTCCAGCTACCAGGCGGTCTCCGGGTCCGGTCTCGCCGGGGTGAAGGCCCTGGCCGACCAGGTCCGCGGCAACGTCGACCACCTCGAGGACCTCACCACCGACGGTTCCGCGCTGGTCGCCGACGATTTCGGGCCGTACGTCGCCCCCATCGCCTTCAACGCGCTGCCGTTCGCCGGCAACCTCGTCGACGACGGGTCGCTGGAGACCGACGAGGAGCAGAAGCTGCGCAACGAGTCGCGCAAGATCCTGCACATCCCGGACCTGCGGGTCGCCGGGACCTGTGTGCGCGTCCCGGTCTTCACCGGCCACACCATGACCGTCCACGCCGAGTTCGCCGAGGCGATCACCCCGGCGGAGGCGACGGCACTGCTCGAGGGGACGCCGGGGGTGAAGGTCGTCGACGTGCCGACGCCGCTCGCCGCCGCCGGGATCGACGAGTCGCTGGTCGGACGGATCCGGCAGGACCAGTCCGTCGACGACGGTAAGGGCCTGGTCTTCGTCGTCGCCGGTGACAACCTGCGCAAGGGTGCCGCCCTCAACACGATCCAGATCGCGGAGCTGCTGGTCTAG
- the leuA gene encoding 2-isopropylmalate synthase, translating into MTPTDSFISAPARIDTPAGEIPADQPAWNRQRPSQMPVARYQAHFDEVEKFQLPDRTWPDKTITKAPQWCAVDLRDGNQALIDPMSPERKRRMFELLVKMGYKEIEVGFPSASQTDFDFVREIIEKNMIPDDVTIQVLVQAREHLIRRTFEACEGAKNVIVHFYNSTSILQRRVVFRKDKPAIKKLATDAAELIKSIAVDYPDTNWRWEYSPESYTGTEVAYAKEVCDEVIEIMDPTPDNPMIINLPSTVEMTTPNVYADTIEWMDRNIARRDSVLLSLHPHNDRGTGVATAELGYMAGADRIEGCLFGNGERTGNVDLVTLGLNMFTQGVDPQIDFSDIEEIRRTVEYCNQLAVPERQPYGGDLVFTAFSGSHQDAINKGLDAMAESAWPGHRANEISDEQFAKILWEVPYLPIDPKDIGRSYEAVIRVNSQSGKGGVAYIMKTDHGLDLPRPMQVEFSAVVQAVTDAEGGEVNSKAMWDIFSGEYLDRTAPLEQISVTVDGPQTEGSETKVTADIEWKGEKKTIQGRGNGPLAAYANALEPLGIDFEVQEYSQHARTAGDDAEAAAYVLAEVNGQKMWGVGIAGSITYASLKAMTSAVNRSYTEEKAPIGV; encoded by the coding sequence ATGACCCCCACCGATTCCTTCATCTCCGCCCCGGCCCGCATCGACACGCCCGCCGGAGAGATCCCCGCCGACCAGCCCGCCTGGAACCGGCAGCGGCCCTCGCAGATGCCCGTGGCCCGCTACCAGGCGCACTTCGACGAGGTCGAGAAGTTCCAGCTGCCGGACCGCACCTGGCCGGACAAGACCATCACGAAGGCTCCGCAGTGGTGCGCCGTCGACCTGCGCGACGGCAACCAGGCCCTGATCGACCCGATGAGCCCCGAGCGCAAGCGGCGCATGTTCGAGCTGCTGGTGAAGATGGGATACAAGGAGATCGAGGTCGGTTTCCCGTCGGCGTCCCAGACCGACTTCGACTTCGTCCGCGAGATCATCGAGAAGAACATGATCCCCGACGACGTCACCATCCAGGTCCTGGTCCAGGCGCGTGAGCACCTGATCCGCCGCACCTTCGAGGCCTGCGAGGGCGCGAAGAACGTCATCGTGCACTTCTACAACTCCACGTCGATCCTGCAGCGCCGTGTGGTGTTCCGGAAGGACAAGCCGGCGATCAAGAAGCTGGCGACGGACGCCGCCGAGCTGATCAAGTCCATCGCCGTGGACTACCCGGACACGAACTGGCGCTGGGAGTACTCCCCCGAGTCCTACACCGGCACCGAGGTCGCCTACGCCAAGGAAGTATGCGACGAGGTCATCGAGATCATGGATCCGACACCGGACAACCCGATGATCATCAACCTGCCCTCCACGGTGGAGATGACCACCCCGAACGTCTACGCCGACACGATCGAGTGGATGGACCGCAACATCGCCCGCCGCGACTCGGTCCTGCTGTCCCTGCACCCGCACAACGACCGGGGCACCGGCGTGGCCACCGCCGAGCTGGGCTACATGGCCGGCGCCGACCGCATCGAGGGCTGCCTGTTCGGCAACGGTGAGCGCACCGGCAACGTCGACCTGGTCACCCTGGGACTGAACATGTTCACCCAGGGCGTGGACCCGCAGATCGACTTCTCCGACATCGAGGAGATCCGTCGCACGGTGGAGTACTGCAACCAGCTGGCCGTCCCGGAGCGTCAGCCCTACGGCGGCGACCTGGTGTTCACCGCCTTCTCCGGTTCGCACCAGGACGCCATCAACAAGGGGCTGGACGCCATGGCGGAGTCCGCCTGGCCCGGTCACCGTGCCAACGAGATCTCCGACGAGCAGTTCGCGAAGATCCTGTGGGAGGTCCCCTACCTGCCGATCGACCCGAAGGACATCGGCCGCAGCTACGAGGCCGTCATCCGCGTGAACTCGCAGTCCGGCAAGGGCGGCGTGGCCTACATCATGAAGACCGACCACGGGCTGGACCTGCCGCGCCCGATGCAGGTCGAGTTCTCCGCCGTCGTCCAGGCCGTGACCGACGCCGAGGGTGGCGAGGTCAACTCGAAGGCGATGTGGGACATCTTCTCCGGGGAGTACCTGGACCGCACCGCCCCGCTGGAGCAGATCTCCGTGACCGTCGACGGGCCGCAGACCGAGGGGTCGGAGACCAAGGTCACCGCCGACATCGAGTGGAAGGGCGAGAAGAAGACCATCCAGGGCCGCGGCAACGGTCCGCTGGCCGCCTACGCCAACGCGCTGGAGCCGCTGGGCATCGACTTCGAGGTCCAGGAGTACTCGCAGCACGCCCGGACCGCCGGTGACGACGCCGAAGCCGCCGCCTACGTCCTGGCCGAGGTCAACGGGCAGAAGATGTGGGGTGTCGGCATCGCCGGCTCCATCACCTACGCCTCCCTGAAGGCGATGACCTCCGCGGTGAACCGCAGCTACACCGAGGAGAAGGCGCCGATCGGGGTGTAG
- a CDS encoding aspartate kinase: MALIVQKYGGSSLESAERIRRVAQRIVDTRKAGNDVVVVCSAMGDTTDELLDLANQVNPVPPGREMDMLLTAGERISNALVAMAIASLGAEAQSFTGSQAGVITTERHGNARIVDVTPGRVQDALDEGKICLVAGFQGVNRETRDITTLGRGGSDTTAVALAAALKADVCEIYSDVDGVYTADPRIVHDAQKLDHISFEEMLEMAAVGAKILMLRCVEYARAFNVPIHVRSSFSNEPGTLVSGSVEDIPVEEAVLTGVAHDRSEAKVTVLGIPDKPGEAARVFRTLADAEINIDMVLQNISTVNDNLTDITFTCPREDAPRAVELLKGLQGESEDQKFGSILFDDHIGKVSLVGAGMKSHPGVTADFCEALRDVGINIELISTSEIRISVLIRDTDLDAAVKALHERFQLGGDTEATVYAGTGR, from the coding sequence GTGGCCCTGATCGTCCAGAAGTACGGTGGCTCGTCCCTGGAGAGCGCCGAGCGTATCCGCCGGGTCGCCCAGCGCATCGTCGACACCAGGAAGGCGGGCAACGACGTCGTCGTCGTGTGCTCGGCGATGGGTGACACGACCGATGAACTCCTCGACCTCGCCAACCAGGTCAACCCCGTCCCCCCGGGCCGTGAGATGGACATGCTCCTCACCGCCGGCGAGCGGATCTCGAACGCACTGGTGGCGATGGCCATCGCCTCGCTCGGGGCGGAGGCGCAGTCCTTCACCGGGTCGCAGGCCGGCGTGATCACCACGGAGCGGCACGGTAACGCCCGCATCGTCGATGTCACCCCGGGCCGGGTGCAGGACGCCCTCGACGAGGGCAAGATCTGCCTCGTCGCCGGCTTCCAGGGTGTGAACCGGGAGACCCGGGACATCACCACCCTGGGCCGCGGCGGGTCGGACACGACCGCCGTCGCCCTGGCGGCCGCGCTCAAGGCCGACGTCTGCGAGATCTACTCCGACGTCGACGGGGTGTACACCGCCGACCCGCGCATCGTGCACGACGCGCAGAAACTCGACCACATCTCCTTCGAGGAGATGCTGGAGATGGCCGCCGTCGGCGCCAAGATCCTGATGCTGCGCTGCGTCGAGTACGCCCGCGCGTTCAACGTCCCGATCCATGTCCGTTCGTCATTCAGCAACGAGCCCGGCACCCTGGTGTCCGGCTCTGTGGAGGATATTCCTGTGGAAGAAGCAGTCCTGACCGGCGTCGCCCACGACCGTTCCGAGGCCAAGGTCACCGTCCTCGGCATCCCCGACAAGCCCGGTGAGGCGGCCCGCGTCTTCCGCACCCTGGCGGATGCCGAGATCAACATCGACATGGTCCTGCAGAACATCTCGACCGTGAACGACAACCTCACCGACATCACCTTCACCTGCCCGCGGGAGGACGCCCCCCGGGCCGTCGAACTGCTCAAGGGTCTGCAGGGTGAGTCGGAGGACCAGAAGTTCGGGTCCATCCTCTTCGACGACCACATCGGCAAGGTTTCGCTGGTCGGCGCCGGAATGAAGTCGCACCCCGGTGTGACCGCCGATTTCTGTGAGGCGCTGCGCGACGTCGGCATCAACATCGAACTCATCTCCACCTCGGAGATCCGCATCTCCGTGCTCATCCGGGACACCGATCTCGACGCCGCCGTCAAGGCCCTGCACGAGCGGTTCCAGCTCGGCGGCGACACCGAGGCCACCGTCTACGCCGGTACCGGCCGGTAA
- the fepB gene encoding Fe2+-enterobactin ABC transporter substrate-binding protein: MTSRSLLRPARAIAALAATATLALGVVACSDDDSDSASTSGAAASDASGSSGSSDSSDDKGTWPREVDSVVVTDGKAGKETEKVEISAKPEKIVSTSVTLTGSLLAVDAPVVASGGAKAGATSDDKGFFTQWADKADQKGVKALWQLEPDLQKVAAEDPDLIIVSAKGADAATAQIAELKKIGAPVVVLDYSDKTWSDITTELGEATGHEKDAEKAITSYKDRVAEVKDKIEKPEQPVNVVLPAQDGSGVNYMTAESAQGRIVEDLGWDLNVPGDGVARTDGSYAGRTDVRQVTNENADKGLVGRTVLGVNADGKEPVIDKLKANPLLASTYAVENNRVFDLDPSAFRVDYFSALEILDKIEEYFSK, translated from the coding sequence ATGACCTCCCGTTCCCTGCTCCGACCGGCCAGGGCTATCGCGGCCCTCGCCGCGACAGCCACGCTGGCGCTCGGCGTCGTCGCCTGTTCCGACGATGACTCCGATTCCGCCTCCACCTCGGGCGCCGCCGCGTCGGACGCCTCAGGTTCCTCAGGTTCCTCGGATTCCTCGGATGACAAGGGCACCTGGCCCCGCGAGGTCGACTCGGTCGTCGTCACCGACGGCAAAGCCGGCAAGGAGACCGAGAAGGTCGAGATCTCCGCCAAGCCGGAGAAGATCGTCTCCACCTCCGTGACCCTCACCGGTTCACTGCTCGCCGTGGACGCCCCCGTCGTCGCCTCCGGCGGCGCCAAGGCCGGCGCCACCTCCGACGACAAGGGCTTCTTCACCCAGTGGGCCGACAAGGCCGACCAGAAGGGTGTGAAGGCGCTCTGGCAGCTCGAACCCGACCTGCAGAAGGTCGCGGCCGAGGATCCCGACCTCATCATCGTCTCCGCCAAGGGCGCGGACGCGGCCACCGCACAGATCGCCGAGCTGAAGAAGATCGGTGCCCCGGTCGTCGTCCTCGACTACTCGGACAAGACCTGGAGCGACATCACCACCGAGCTCGGTGAAGCCACCGGCCACGAGAAGGACGCCGAGAAGGCGATCACGTCCTACAAGGACCGCGTCGCGGAGGTCAAGGACAAGATCGAGAAGCCGGAGCAGCCGGTCAATGTCGTGCTGCCCGCCCAGGACGGCAGCGGCGTGAACTACATGACCGCCGAATCCGCCCAGGGCCGCATCGTCGAAGACCTCGGCTGGGACCTCAACGTTCCCGGCGACGGCGTCGCCCGCACCGACGGCAGCTACGCCGGCCGCACCGACGTCCGCCAGGTCACCAACGAGAACGCGGACAAGGGTCTGGTCGGCAGGACCGTGCTCGGTGTGAACGCCGACGGTAAGGAGCCGGTCATCGACAAGCTCAAGGCCAACCCGCTGCTCGCCTCGACCTACGCGGTCGAGAACAACCGGGTCTTCGACCTCGACCCCAGTGCGTTCCGCGTCGACTACTTCAGTGCTCTGGAGATCCTCGACAAGATCGAGGAGTATTTCTCGAAGTGA